The following coding sequences are from one Gossypium raimondii isolate GPD5lz chromosome 4, ASM2569854v1, whole genome shotgun sequence window:
- the LOC105779389 gene encoding 12S seed storage protein CRD-like isoform X4 encodes MDLDLSPKFPATFVETEDGGYYNWAAADSPVLREAKVAAGKLVLKPRGFALPHYADCSKVGYVLEGKCGVGLTTTASNTKEKMAFIGIKKGDIIPVPCASVSCWYNYGDSDVVIVFLADATNAYVAGEITYFLLTGPLGHLHAFSLESIAKTYQISPQKAQKLTSNQKGLLLIKLNQEQAETIPKPNEELLNIYTQNINGSLPDVEVNNGGNFTTLKPSKFPFLEQVGLNVSRLVLETNATRAPWYASDPQVVYVVKGSGEVQIVGLQGKLVLNTKVETGQLFVVPKLFMVAISADENGLELISIVTSTRAIMGEMGSKNSVFNTSPSILQVSLNVSSELNQQLIEMMETGTIIVTPVNLY; translated from the exons ATGGATTTGGACTTATCTCCCAAGTTTCCGGCGACGTTCGTGGAGACAGAAGATGGCGGATACTATAATTGGGCAGCTGCCGATTCTCCGGTGCTCCGCGAGGCCAAAGTTGCAGCTGGTAAGCTTGTGTTGAAGCCTCGAGGCTTTGCTCTTCCACACTATGCGGATTGCTCCAAAGTAGGTTATGTTCTTGAAG GTAAATGTGGAGTTGGATTGACAACAACAGCTTccaacacaaaagaaaaaatggcaTTCATAGGTATTAAAAAAGGGGACATAATACCAGTCCCTTGTGCATCAGTTTCATGTTGGTACAATTATGGTGATTCAGACGTGGTCATAGTGTTCTTGGCCGATGCAACCAATGCCTATGTTGCTGGCGAAATCACCTATTTCTTGTTAACAGGACCTCTGGGTCATTTACATGCTTTCTCACTTGAATCCATTGCCAAAACTTACCAAATCTCTCCACAAAAAGCTCAAAAACTTACAAGTAACCAAAAGGGCCTTCTGCTCATCAAGCTTAACCAAGAACAAGCCGAAACCATCCCAAAACCTAACGAGGAGTTACTAAATATTTACACCCAAAACATCAATGGTTCATTACCTGATGTTGAAGTTAACAATGGTGGCAATTTTACTACTTTAAAACCCAGTAAATTTCCCTTTCTTGAACAAGTGGGGCTTAATGTTAGTCGCTTGGTACTTGAAACTAATGCCACTAGGGCACCATGGTATGCATCGGATCCACAAGTAGTGTATGTTGTGAAAGGAAGTGGTGAAGTACAAATTGTGGGTCTTCAAGGCAAGCTTGTGTTGAACACTAAAGTTGAGACCGGCCAATTGTTTGTGGTGCCAAAATTGTTCATGGTTGCCATTTCTGCTGATGAAAATGGCTTGGAACTGATCTCAATCGTAACATCTACTAG AGCTATAATGGGAGAAATGGGGAGTAAAAATTCGGTTTTCAATACAAGTCCTTCAATTCTGCAAGTGAGCCTTAATGTGAGCTCAGAGCTAAATCAACAACTCATTGAGATGATGGAAACTGGCACCATTATTGTTACCCCAGTGAACTTGTACTAG
- the LOC105779389 gene encoding 12S seed storage protein CRD-like isoform X2, whose protein sequence is MYIYIVFVIYIVIPFICRSKEKVQVKKMDLDLSPKFPATFVETEDGGYYNWAAADSPVLREAKVAAGKLVLKPRGFALPHYADCSKVGYVLEGKCGVGLTTTASNTKEKMAFIGIKKGDIIPVPCASVSCWYNYGDSDVVIVFLADATNAYVAGEITYFLLTGPLGHLHAFSLESIAKTYQISPQKAQKLTSNQKGLLLIKLNQEQAETIPKPNEELLNIYTQNINGSLPDVEVNNGGNFTTLKPSKFPFLEQVGLNVSRLVLETNATRAPWYASDPQVVYVVKGSGEVQIVGLQGKLVLNTKVETGQLFVVPKLFMVAISADENGLELISIVTSTRAIMGEMGSKNSVFNTSPSILQVSLNVSSELNQQLIEMMETGTIIVTPVNLY, encoded by the exons atgtatatatatattgtgtttGTAATATACATAGTAATACCATTTATTTGCAGGAGTAAGGAAAAGGTACAAGTCAAGAAAATGGATTTGGACTTATCTCCCAAGTTTCCGGCGACGTTCGTGGAGACAGAAGATGGCGGATACTATAATTGGGCAGCTGCCGATTCTCCGGTGCTCCGCGAGGCCAAAGTTGCAGCTGGTAAGCTTGTGTTGAAGCCTCGAGGCTTTGCTCTTCCACACTATGCGGATTGCTCCAAAGTAGGTTATGTTCTTGAAG GTAAATGTGGAGTTGGATTGACAACAACAGCTTccaacacaaaagaaaaaatggcaTTCATAGGTATTAAAAAAGGGGACATAATACCAGTCCCTTGTGCATCAGTTTCATGTTGGTACAATTATGGTGATTCAGACGTGGTCATAGTGTTCTTGGCCGATGCAACCAATGCCTATGTTGCTGGCGAAATCACCTATTTCTTGTTAACAGGACCTCTGGGTCATTTACATGCTTTCTCACTTGAATCCATTGCCAAAACTTACCAAATCTCTCCACAAAAAGCTCAAAAACTTACAAGTAACCAAAAGGGCCTTCTGCTCATCAAGCTTAACCAAGAACAAGCCGAAACCATCCCAAAACCTAACGAGGAGTTACTAAATATTTACACCCAAAACATCAATGGTTCATTACCTGATGTTGAAGTTAACAATGGTGGCAATTTTACTACTTTAAAACCCAGTAAATTTCCCTTTCTTGAACAAGTGGGGCTTAATGTTAGTCGCTTGGTACTTGAAACTAATGCCACTAGGGCACCATGGTATGCATCGGATCCACAAGTAGTGTATGTTGTGAAAGGAAGTGGTGAAGTACAAATTGTGGGTCTTCAAGGCAAGCTTGTGTTGAACACTAAAGTTGAGACCGGCCAATTGTTTGTGGTGCCAAAATTGTTCATGGTTGCCATTTCTGCTGATGAAAATGGCTTGGAACTGATCTCAATCGTAACATCTACTAG AGCTATAATGGGAGAAATGGGGAGTAAAAATTCGGTTTTCAATACAAGTCCTTCAATTCTGCAAGTGAGCCTTAATGTGAGCTCAGAGCTAAATCAACAACTCATTGAGATGATGGAAACTGGCACCATTATTGTTACCCCAGTGAACTTGTACTAG
- the LOC105779389 gene encoding 12S seed storage protein CRD-like isoform X3, with the protein MTNRSKEKVQVKKMDLDLSPKFPATFVETEDGGYYNWAAADSPVLREAKVAAGKLVLKPRGFALPHYADCSKVGYVLEGKCGVGLTTTASNTKEKMAFIGIKKGDIIPVPCASVSCWYNYGDSDVVIVFLADATNAYVAGEITYFLLTGPLGHLHAFSLESIAKTYQISPQKAQKLTSNQKGLLLIKLNQEQAETIPKPNEELLNIYTQNINGSLPDVEVNNGGNFTTLKPSKFPFLEQVGLNVSRLVLETNATRAPWYASDPQVVYVVKGSGEVQIVGLQGKLVLNTKVETGQLFVVPKLFMVAISADENGLELISIVTSTRAIMGEMGSKNSVFNTSPSILQVSLNVSSELNQQLIEMMETGTIIVTPVNLY; encoded by the exons ATGACAAATAG GAGTAAGGAAAAGGTACAAGTCAAGAAAATGGATTTGGACTTATCTCCCAAGTTTCCGGCGACGTTCGTGGAGACAGAAGATGGCGGATACTATAATTGGGCAGCTGCCGATTCTCCGGTGCTCCGCGAGGCCAAAGTTGCAGCTGGTAAGCTTGTGTTGAAGCCTCGAGGCTTTGCTCTTCCACACTATGCGGATTGCTCCAAAGTAGGTTATGTTCTTGAAG GTAAATGTGGAGTTGGATTGACAACAACAGCTTccaacacaaaagaaaaaatggcaTTCATAGGTATTAAAAAAGGGGACATAATACCAGTCCCTTGTGCATCAGTTTCATGTTGGTACAATTATGGTGATTCAGACGTGGTCATAGTGTTCTTGGCCGATGCAACCAATGCCTATGTTGCTGGCGAAATCACCTATTTCTTGTTAACAGGACCTCTGGGTCATTTACATGCTTTCTCACTTGAATCCATTGCCAAAACTTACCAAATCTCTCCACAAAAAGCTCAAAAACTTACAAGTAACCAAAAGGGCCTTCTGCTCATCAAGCTTAACCAAGAACAAGCCGAAACCATCCCAAAACCTAACGAGGAGTTACTAAATATTTACACCCAAAACATCAATGGTTCATTACCTGATGTTGAAGTTAACAATGGTGGCAATTTTACTACTTTAAAACCCAGTAAATTTCCCTTTCTTGAACAAGTGGGGCTTAATGTTAGTCGCTTGGTACTTGAAACTAATGCCACTAGGGCACCATGGTATGCATCGGATCCACAAGTAGTGTATGTTGTGAAAGGAAGTGGTGAAGTACAAATTGTGGGTCTTCAAGGCAAGCTTGTGTTGAACACTAAAGTTGAGACCGGCCAATTGTTTGTGGTGCCAAAATTGTTCATGGTTGCCATTTCTGCTGATGAAAATGGCTTGGAACTGATCTCAATCGTAACATCTACTAG AGCTATAATGGGAGAAATGGGGAGTAAAAATTCGGTTTTCAATACAAGTCCTTCAATTCTGCAAGTGAGCCTTAATGTGAGCTCAGAGCTAAATCAACAACTCATTGAGATGATGGAAACTGGCACCATTATTGTTACCCCAGTGAACTTGTACTAG
- the LOC105779389 gene encoding 12S seed storage protein CRD-like isoform X1 translates to MTNRLTCSSPTLLTSIFQLPYGYKQSKEKVQVKKMDLDLSPKFPATFVETEDGGYYNWAAADSPVLREAKVAAGKLVLKPRGFALPHYADCSKVGYVLEGKCGVGLTTTASNTKEKMAFIGIKKGDIIPVPCASVSCWYNYGDSDVVIVFLADATNAYVAGEITYFLLTGPLGHLHAFSLESIAKTYQISPQKAQKLTSNQKGLLLIKLNQEQAETIPKPNEELLNIYTQNINGSLPDVEVNNGGNFTTLKPSKFPFLEQVGLNVSRLVLETNATRAPWYASDPQVVYVVKGSGEVQIVGLQGKLVLNTKVETGQLFVVPKLFMVAISADENGLELISIVTSTRAIMGEMGSKNSVFNTSPSILQVSLNVSSELNQQLIEMMETGTIIVTPVNLY, encoded by the exons ATGACAAATAGGTTAACGTGTTCTTCTCCAACGCTACTAACATCCATTTTTCAACTCCCATATGGTTATAAACA GAGTAAGGAAAAGGTACAAGTCAAGAAAATGGATTTGGACTTATCTCCCAAGTTTCCGGCGACGTTCGTGGAGACAGAAGATGGCGGATACTATAATTGGGCAGCTGCCGATTCTCCGGTGCTCCGCGAGGCCAAAGTTGCAGCTGGTAAGCTTGTGTTGAAGCCTCGAGGCTTTGCTCTTCCACACTATGCGGATTGCTCCAAAGTAGGTTATGTTCTTGAAG GTAAATGTGGAGTTGGATTGACAACAACAGCTTccaacacaaaagaaaaaatggcaTTCATAGGTATTAAAAAAGGGGACATAATACCAGTCCCTTGTGCATCAGTTTCATGTTGGTACAATTATGGTGATTCAGACGTGGTCATAGTGTTCTTGGCCGATGCAACCAATGCCTATGTTGCTGGCGAAATCACCTATTTCTTGTTAACAGGACCTCTGGGTCATTTACATGCTTTCTCACTTGAATCCATTGCCAAAACTTACCAAATCTCTCCACAAAAAGCTCAAAAACTTACAAGTAACCAAAAGGGCCTTCTGCTCATCAAGCTTAACCAAGAACAAGCCGAAACCATCCCAAAACCTAACGAGGAGTTACTAAATATTTACACCCAAAACATCAATGGTTCATTACCTGATGTTGAAGTTAACAATGGTGGCAATTTTACTACTTTAAAACCCAGTAAATTTCCCTTTCTTGAACAAGTGGGGCTTAATGTTAGTCGCTTGGTACTTGAAACTAATGCCACTAGGGCACCATGGTATGCATCGGATCCACAAGTAGTGTATGTTGTGAAAGGAAGTGGTGAAGTACAAATTGTGGGTCTTCAAGGCAAGCTTGTGTTGAACACTAAAGTTGAGACCGGCCAATTGTTTGTGGTGCCAAAATTGTTCATGGTTGCCATTTCTGCTGATGAAAATGGCTTGGAACTGATCTCAATCGTAACATCTACTAG AGCTATAATGGGAGAAATGGGGAGTAAAAATTCGGTTTTCAATACAAGTCCTTCAATTCTGCAAGTGAGCCTTAATGTGAGCTCAGAGCTAAATCAACAACTCATTGAGATGATGGAAACTGGCACCATTATTGTTACCCCAGTGAACTTGTACTAG